One window of the Syngnathus typhle isolate RoL2023-S1 ecotype Sweden linkage group LG21, RoL_Styp_1.0, whole genome shotgun sequence genome contains the following:
- the LOC133145423 gene encoding NACHT, LRR and PYD domains-containing protein 3-like isoform X6: MAQDAESKELLLETLEDLGQEDFKKFKFYIDLAQSKKENADRTDIAEVLVNRYSKNAVAETIKILEKINNYELAQKLQIKGVNRAPSDSISLEVQMGKFKRELQENLRAMYCKAPEGNTERSRQEALESVYIKLHISRGVAGHPDKQHEVLQMEMRGQDEESIDPCDIFKSEMPLRTMVTVGFAGIGKTFLVRKFVLDWANGTTNTDVDFIFPLPFRELNLEEEKRFSLAELIQHFMCHSKAAIEMLKDILGRLQDLGKRTYQSSSVKILFVLDGLYECRLKLDLSDERKERLDVTQAYPVEVLLAHLIKGNLLPCARLWITTRPQAAPDIPPRLVDGRTEVKGFSRSQRLDYFRKKFPKDEEDVIKHIQKSRSIFIMCHMPIFCWLTATVLRDYWKHGKKLPETLTEIYTEFLLYHLGRSEERGDQKPTEYVKALAKMAFRHLMKKQQIFYESDLRESGLDDPQVAKHSGVFTEVFEEVPPLKKYQRGKMFQFIHLSIQEYLAALYVMMSLFQDNRNVLGELPMHCEQTSLVRVHQAAVLKASESEGNLDLFLRFLVGLSLQCNQELMGELLKAPKNFSHSNAETVRLIEQQIDKNSPEENINLFYCLKELKDESLLKQIQKYLKELRFHDDNVPPAIWSALLFFLRASDEAMSCFELWKYAPSEKGLLMLLPVVKASRKSVLHHCELSKKSCEALASVLSSSRTLSHLDLSFNDLRDDGLEALAVGLAKPQCTLQVLGLESCNLSKKSCKALASVLSSPCSLRELDLSHNDLRDDGLEALAARLAKPQCTLQVLGLQCCNLSKKSCEALASVLSSSCSLRELDLSLNDLYDDGLEALATGLAKPQCTLQGLK; the protein is encoded by the exons ATGGCTCAGGATGCCGAGAGCAAGGAGCTGCTGTTGGAAACGCTGGAAGACCTGGGGCAGGAGGACttcaagaagttcaagttttATATTGATCTGGCtcagagcaaaaaagaaaacgcagACCGGACTGACATCGCCGAAGTGCTGGTGAACAGGTACAGCAAGAACGCTGTGGCGGAGACCATTAAGATTCTGGAGAAGATCAACAACTATGAACTGGCCCAGAAGCTGCAAATCAAAG GTGTCAACCGTGCGCCCTCAGATAGCATCTCCTTAGAGGTCCAGATGGGCAAATTCAAGCGGGAGCTGCAAGAGAACCTGCGGGCCATGTACTGCAAGGCTCCAGAGGGCAACACGGAGCGCAGCCGGCAGGAGGCTCTGGAGAGCGTCTACATCAAGCTCCACATTAGCCGCGGCGTCGCTGGTCACCCCGACAAGCAGCACGAGGTCCTTCAGATGGAGATGCGCGGCCAAGACGAGGAGTCCATCGATCCGTGCGACATCTTCAAAAGCGAGATGCCCCTTCGCACCATGGTCACCGTGGGCTTCGCGGGCATCGGGAAGACCTTCCTGGTGCGCAAGTTTGTCCTGGACTGGGCCAACGGGACAACTAACACAGACGTGGACTTCATCTTTCCCTTGCCCTTCCGCGAGTTGAACTTGGAGGAGGAAAAACGCTTTTCGCTCGCAGAGCTCATCCAGCACTTCATGTGCCACAGCAAGGCAGCCATCGAGATGCTGAAGGACATCTTGGGCAGGCTGCAAGATTTGGGCAAGCGCACCTACCAAAGCAGCAGCGTCaagattttgtttgtgctggacGGCTTGTACGAGTGTCGCCTCAAACTGGACCTGAGCGATGAGCGCAAGGAGCGCCTGGATGTGACCCAAGCGTACCCCGTGGAGGTCCTCCTGGCGCATCTCATCAAGGGGAACCTGCTTCCCTGCGCCCGGCTTTGGATCACCACGCGGCCCCAGGCGGCCCCCGACATCCCGCCGCGCCTGGTGGACGGCAGAACCGAGGTGAAAGGCTTCAGCCGCTCCCAGAGGCTGGACTACTTCAGGAAGAAGTTCCCCAAAGACGAGGAGGACGTCATCAAGCACATCCAAAAGTCCCGCAGCATTTTCATCATGTGCCACATGCCCATCTTCTGCTGGCTCACCGCCACCGTTCTCCGAGATTATTGGAAGCACGGAAAGAAGCTGCCCGAAACCCTGACCGAGATCTACACAGAGTTCCTACTCTATCACCTGGGCAGGTCCGAGGAGCGAGGCGACCAGAAGCCCACGGAGTACGTCAAAGCGCTGGCCAAGATGGCTTTTCGGCATCTCATGAAAAAGCAACAGATCTTCTACGAGAGCGACTTGCGGGAAAGCGGCTTGGATGACCCGCAGGTCGCAAAACATTCGGGAGTGTTCACCGAGGTCTTCGAGGAGGTACCGCCGCTCAAGAAATACCAACGCGGCAAGATGTTTCAGTTCATCCACCTGAGCATCCAGGAATATCTGGCCGCTCTCTACGTGATGATGAGCCTGTTCCAGGACAACAGGAACGTGCTGGGAGAGCTCCCGATGCATTGCGAGCAGACGTCGCTCGTCCgggtccaccaggcggccgtccTCAAAGCCTCAGAAAGTGAGGGAAACCTGGACTTGTTCCTCCGCTTCTTGGTGGGCCTTTCCTTGCAGTGCAACCAGGAGCTCATGGGCGAGCTGCTGAAGGCTCCCAAGAACTTCAGCCACAGCAACGCAGAAACAGTCCGCTTGATCGAGCAACAGATAGATAAGAACTCTCCTGAGGAGAACATCAACTTGTTCTACTGCCTGAAAGAGCTGAAGGACGAGTCCCTGCTGAAGCAGATCCAAAAGTACCTAAAAGAATTGCGGTTCCACGATGACAACGTACCTCCGGCCATTTGGTCGGCCCTGCTCTTCTTCTTGCGGGCTTCTGACGAAGCAATGAGCTGCTTCGAACTCTGGAAATACGCTCCGTCTGAGAAGGGGCTCCTGATGCTGCTGCCGGTGGTCAAGGCTTCTCGAAAATCAGT GCTCCACCACTgcgagctgagcaagaaaagctgcgaggcgctggcctccgttctaagctcgtccCGCACCCTGAGCCATCTGGATCTCAGCTTCAACGACTTgcgtgacgacgggctggaggcgctcgccgtcggactggcaaagccgcagtgcaccttgcaagtcctcgg gctcgagAGCTGcaacctgagcaagaaaagctgcaaggcgctggcctccgttctaagctcgccctgcagcctgagggagctggatctcagcCACAACGATTTgcgtgacgacgggctggaggcgcttgCCGCcagactggcaaagccgcagtgcaccttgcaagtcctcgg gctccagtGCTGCaatctgagcaagaaaagctgcgaagcgctggcctccgttctaagctcgtcctgcagcctgagggagctggatctcagcCTCAACGACTTGtacgacgacgggctggaggcgctcgccaccggactggcaaagccgcagtgcaccttgcaagggctcaagtaa